From a region of the Dunckerocampus dactyliophorus isolate RoL2022-P2 chromosome 20, RoL_Ddac_1.1, whole genome shotgun sequence genome:
- the zgc:91910 gene encoding zinc finger protein 706-like, translated as MARGQQKIQSQQKNAKKAAEKKKSQGADQKTAAKVALVHTCPVCRTQMPDPKTFKQHFESKHPKSPMPPELADVQA; from the exons ATGGCTCGCGGGCAGCAGAAGATTCAGTCCCAGCAGAAGAACGCCAAGAAGGCCGCTGAGAAGAAGAAATCTCAGGGCGCCGACCAGAAGACGGCGGCCAAGGTGGCGCTGGTCCACACGTGTCCGGTCTGCAGG ACACAGATGCCTGATCCAAAGACGTTCAAGCAGCACTTTGAGAGCAAACACCCCAAGTCCCCGATGCCCCCCGAGCTGGCTGACGTTCAGGCTTGA
- the bmp8a gene encoding bone morphogenetic protein 8A, whose amino-acid sequence MRQSQHHLLFPKGLQLVLARKEEICIGGVGRRAEEVSISSKVEHADETGSRRRQSVMASQESFSFSCRKSPQRHMTRRSSQVLLHLLPRTLLLLLLAQQAQAALHSSFRRLSGREKKEMQKEILSILGLPGRPRPHPPLRPPSSAPLFMLDLYHAMAVDGEDDGNDIIGPVVKLRGGERRAAAHHPALPTLSTHTPPLGTVVTEADTVMSFVNLVEQERDLLQPRPYWKEFRFDLTPLPQGETVTAAEFRIYKTLTLGQRANRTLHISVYEIQRDNRHRDPELVLLDMQSVPAGQEGWLAFDVTSASNHWLLHPRSNLGIRLYVETEEDRSLSAAWIGLVGRRGPRSKQPFMVTFFRESQIPCRPPRAVKTHPRRKKPKYDLPVPSIHNRSPINSGGQPCKKHELYVSFSDLGWKDWVLAPTGYSAYYCDGECFYPLGACMNATNHALIQQVVHLLKPDEVPKACCAPTKLSPISVLFYDDNNNVILKKHRNMVVKTCGCL is encoded by the exons ATGAGACAATCTCAGCACCACCTGCTCTTCCCTAAAGGTCTGCAGCTGGTCCTCGCCCGGAAGGAGGAGATCTGCATTGGGGGAGTGGGGAGACGAGCGGAGGAGGTGAGCATCTCCTCCAAGGTGGAACACGCTGACGAGACAGGAAGTAGAAGACGACAAAGTGTCATGGCCTCACAGGAGTCCTTCAGCTTCTCCTGCAGGAAGTCTCCACAGCGACACATGACCAGAAGGAGCAGCCAGgttctcctccacctcctccccaggacgctgctgctgctcctcctcgCCCAGCAGGCGCAGGCAGCCCTCCACTCAAGCTTCCGCCGCCTTAGCGGCCGCGAGAAGAAGGAGATGCAGAAAGAGATCTTGTCCATCCTGGGCCTGCCGGGCCGGCCCAGACCCCACCCGCCGCTCAGGCCGCCCTCCTCGGCGCCGCTCTTCATGCTGGACCTGTACCACGCCATGGCTGTGGACGGCGAGGATGACGGCAACGACATCATCGGGCCCGTGGTCAAGCTCAGAGGCGGAGAGCGTCGGGCGGCTGCCCACCACCCGGCGCTGCCCACCCTCAGCACGCACACGCCGCCGCTCGGCACCGTGGTCACCGAGGCCGACACTGTTATGAGCTTCGTCAACCTGG TGGAGCAGGAGCGAGACCTCCTGCAGCCTCGTCCGTACTGGAAGGAGTTCCGCTTCGACCTAACCCCGCTCCCGCAGGGCGAGACGGTGACCGCCGCCGAGTTTCGCATCTACAAGACGCTAACGTTGGGCCAGCGGGCGAACAGAACGTTGCACATCTCCGTCTACGAGATCCAGAGAGACAACAGACACAG GGATCCTGAGCTGGTCCTGCTGGACATGCAGTCCGTGCCTGCAGGCCAGGAAGGCTGGTTGGCGTTTGACGTCACCTCAGCCTCCAACCACTGGCTCCTGCACCCACGTAGCAACCTGGGCATCCGTCTCTACGTGGAAACGGAGGAAG ATCGCTCCCTCTCGGCGGCCTGGATCGGACTGGTGGGCCGCAGAGGTCCTCGCTCCAAGCAGCCTTTCATGGTGACCTTCTTCAGGGAGAGCCAGATCCCCTGTCGACCCCCTCGCGCCGTCAAGACACACCCCCGCAGGAAGAAGCCCAAATATGACCTTCCTGTCCCCAGCATTCATA ATCGAAGTCCCATCAACAGTGGAGGTCAGCCGTGTAAAAAACACGAGCTCTACGTCAGCTTCAGTGACCTGGGATGGAAG GACTGGGTTCTGGCCCCCACAGGCTATTCGGCCTACTACTGTGATGGAGAGTGTTTCTACCCTCTGGGCGCCTGCATGAATGCCACCAACCACGCCCTCATCCAGCAAGTA GTTCACCTTCTCAAACCAGACGAGGTCCCCAAGGCGTGCTGCGCCCCCACCAAGCTGAGCCCCATCTCTGTGCTCTTCTACGACGACAACAACAACGTGATCCTCAAGAAGCATCGCAACATGGTGGTGAAGACGTGCGGGTGCCTATGA